From a region of the Myxococcus fulvus genome:
- a CDS encoding penicillin acylase family protein: MRLYLLVLGMAAFSKCGRAEPPPAPLKATIHRTAHGVPHINASDYRGLGAGYGYAQAQDLVCTLADQFLKVRGERARYFGRGEKDAHVESDLVYRGLALRTRAQAAYGRQSQEVRDLMEGFARGYNHYVEKTPPERLPAPCTGAKWVKPITSVDLLAYHLDVSLLDTLLPLLGDVANAQPPGVESVSTKEASLPFGWPPGVRESSLGSNGWAVGRERSRSAGGMLVANPHFPWEGALRFYESHLTIPGRLDVYGASLVGIPVINIGFNHHVAWTHTVTASSHFTAYRLRLVPGDPTAYLYDGQVRRMTHEEHTVDVLEADGRMGQVTRTFWRSHYGPMVERPGLVPWTDTVAYTLRDANEDNHQFAEQWLRMNRAGSLDDLAEVDRTVRGIPWVNTIMTSARGDARYVDASRVPRLSDEALAAYRTARETVPDVKAFASLRVILLDGSTSRDEWVDLSGPGRGLFPVVQAPRLTRTDFVMNANDSARYTNPAELLASVPFPYENYASPGGRLSNRSRTNLAILSEKGPDSASGPDGVFTREELEQAVLNNRNWLAEQLRAPVAQRCQGATTVSVKEAQVDLREACRLLAEWDGRLELDRKGALVWREFLGRFTRAELNDRGPLFAVPFDPSRPVETPSGLSPAPATGPDPILQKLGEAVSVLSEAGLPLDARLGDVQFARKGSQVIPIHGGVDGIEGAANIAGFSLPNSTLLPRTERKQVLSETTGLTSEGYLVNHGASFLMVMEFTREGPRASAVLAYSGATDPSSPFFADQTRLFSEKQLRPVLFKQEDILADPALVTTELVIERTAP; encoded by the coding sequence ATGCGCCTCTACCTGCTCGTCCTCGGGATGGCCGCCTTCTCCAAGTGCGGGAGGGCGGAGCCACCGCCCGCGCCGCTGAAGGCCACGATTCATCGGACCGCCCATGGGGTTCCGCACATCAACGCCTCGGACTACCGAGGCCTCGGCGCGGGCTACGGCTACGCGCAGGCGCAGGACCTGGTCTGCACGCTCGCGGACCAGTTCCTCAAGGTCCGGGGTGAGCGGGCGCGCTACTTCGGTCGAGGCGAGAAGGACGCCCACGTCGAGAGCGACCTCGTCTATCGGGGCCTCGCGCTGCGGACCCGGGCCCAGGCCGCGTATGGGCGACAGTCCCAGGAGGTCCGCGACCTGATGGAAGGCTTCGCGCGGGGCTACAACCATTACGTGGAGAAGACCCCACCGGAGCGGCTGCCCGCGCCGTGCACGGGCGCGAAGTGGGTGAAGCCCATCACCAGCGTGGACCTGCTCGCGTACCACCTGGATGTCTCGCTGCTGGACACGTTGCTGCCGCTCCTCGGGGATGTCGCCAACGCGCAGCCTCCTGGAGTGGAGAGCGTGTCGACGAAGGAAGCGTCGTTGCCCTTCGGGTGGCCTCCGGGGGTGCGTGAGTCGAGCCTGGGAAGCAATGGCTGGGCGGTCGGGCGTGAGCGCTCGCGGAGTGCCGGAGGGATGCTCGTCGCCAATCCCCACTTCCCGTGGGAAGGGGCGCTGCGCTTCTACGAGAGTCACCTCACCATCCCGGGACGACTGGATGTGTACGGCGCCTCGCTGGTGGGCATTCCGGTCATCAACATCGGCTTCAACCACCATGTGGCGTGGACCCACACGGTGACGGCGTCGAGCCACTTCACCGCGTACCGGCTCCGTCTGGTCCCCGGAGATCCCACGGCGTACCTGTACGACGGGCAGGTCCGTCGTATGACGCATGAGGAGCACACGGTGGACGTGCTCGAGGCGGACGGGCGGATGGGTCAGGTGACGCGCACGTTCTGGCGCTCGCATTACGGGCCCATGGTCGAGCGGCCCGGGCTGGTCCCCTGGACGGACACGGTGGCCTACACGCTGCGAGACGCGAACGAGGACAACCACCAGTTCGCGGAGCAGTGGCTTCGGATGAACAGGGCGGGGAGTCTCGACGACCTTGCCGAGGTGGACCGCACCGTGCGCGGCATCCCCTGGGTCAACACGATCATGACGAGCGCTCGGGGAGATGCCCGCTACGTGGACGCATCGCGTGTGCCCCGATTGAGCGACGAGGCCCTCGCCGCGTACCGCACCGCTCGGGAGACGGTTCCGGACGTGAAGGCGTTCGCGAGCCTGCGCGTCATCCTCCTCGATGGCAGCACGTCGCGTGACGAGTGGGTCGACCTGTCGGGCCCGGGCCGAGGACTGTTCCCCGTCGTTCAGGCGCCTCGCCTCACGCGCACGGACTTCGTGATGAACGCGAACGATTCGGCGCGGTATACGAACCCGGCGGAACTGCTCGCCTCGGTGCCCTTCCCGTACGAGAACTACGCGAGTCCGGGAGGCCGGCTCTCCAACCGCTCGCGCACGAACCTCGCCATCCTGTCGGAGAAGGGTCCGGATTCCGCGTCGGGACCGGATGGAGTCTTCACGCGTGAAGAGCTCGAGCAGGCCGTCCTGAACAATCGCAACTGGCTCGCGGAGCAGCTCCGGGCCCCCGTCGCGCAGCGCTGCCAGGGCGCGACGACGGTGTCGGTCAAGGAGGCGCAAGTCGACCTCCGCGAGGCCTGTCGACTGCTCGCGGAATGGGACGGAAGGTTGGAGCTCGACCGCAAGGGCGCGCTGGTGTGGCGAGAGTTCCTGGGGCGGTTCACGCGCGCGGAGCTGAATGACCGGGGACCGCTCTTCGCCGTGCCGTTCGACCCGAGCCGGCCGGTGGAGACGCCCTCGGGACTGTCTCCGGCCCCCGCGACTGGCCCGGACCCCATCCTCCAGAAGCTGGGCGAGGCTGTCTCGGTCCTGAGCGAGGCGGGCCTTCCACTCGACGCCCGGCTGGGTGACGTGCAGTTCGCCCGGAAGGGGTCGCAGGTGATTCCGATTCACGGTGGCGTGGATGGAATCGAAGGCGCGGCGAACATCGCGGGCTTCTCGCTGCCGAACTCGACGCTGTTGCCGCGCACCGAGCGGAAGCAGGTGCTGTCGGAGACCACGGGCCTCACGTCGGAAGGCTACCTGGTCAACCACGGCGCGTCCTTCCTGATGGTGATGGAGTTCACCCGGGAAGGCCCCCGAGCGAGCGCGGTGCTCGCCTACTCCGGTGCCACGGACCCGTCCTCGCCCTTCTTCGCCGACCAGACCCGACTCTTCTCCGAGAAGCAGCTCCGCCCTGTCCTCTTCAAGCAGGAGGACATCCTCGCGGACCCGGCGCTCGTGACCACCGAGCTGGTGATCGAGAGGACGGCGCCATGA
- a CDS encoding non-ribosomal peptide synthetase: MTATKDTLDLLNSLSPEKRAQVLKSLKQEALQTQSPRITRRADPHAPVPVSLAQNRLWLFEQLRPGGHAYNEVSALRLEGTLDVAVLERGLQEIVRRHEVLRTSFAEGAEGPVQLITPTVATRLHIVDLGGLAEVEQSRELQRLIDAESRRPFDLTKGSLLRTTLFQLGARKSVLLTVVHHIVLDGWSIGVFQRELAELYRELSAGRPSPLRELPIQYADYAVWQRQWMKDDVLQRQLEYWTRQLKDAPPLLTLPFANPRPETERFAGAREYFTLDEQVSKGLSALSRRLNASLFMTLLAGFQTLLYRYTGQTDIPVGTVVANREQPELEQLIGFFVNTLVLRGDLGGNPRFEELVERTRATALAAFEHQSLPFEKLVDALKPERSLGYNPLFQVMFILQNMPSADLTLPGLTLSPLEIGSVTAKYDLTLVMDETPHGLHGHWEYNSDLFDADTLRRMSGHLEVLLRAVVENGTRPLAELPLLPEAEERRLLVEWNQTQPAALPLPPSLHLLFEDQAARTPEAVAVAHAGQRLSYRELDERANQLAHHLRGLGVGPGKLVGVCLQRAPELLVALLGVLKAGGAYVPLDPSYPPLRLGFMLEDSKATVLVTQDSLRTRFATHGARVVCVDTDGSDLARQRKERPTPLAGENDLAYVIYTSGSTGMPKGVQVTHRNVVHSTIARWTYYREPVSSFLLLSSYAFDSSVAGIFWTLSQGGTLVLPEGEGLPDLGALGGLLSAHRVSHLLCIPSVYSLLLQQARPEDLASLKTVMVAGEACPPRLFEQHRGVIPSADLFNEYGPTEATVWCTVHKLEEVPRRASVPIGRPISDTRVYLLDAHLHPVPIGVPGELHVGGPGVTRGYLNHPELTAARFIRDPSSQDTEARLYKTGDLARYLPDGSLEFLGRIDDQVKVRGFRVELGEVEAVLSRLPSVREAVVSVRDDERENKRLVGYVVVDAGVSLTALREAALQQLPSHAVPSELVQVDSLPRLPNGKVDRKSLPAPETLRVTTQASSQTQWTELQRTIAALWKEAINVESVSLDDNFFQIGGDSLSVVRVFNRLREAVDKELSITHLFKHPTIRALSAFIEP, encoded by the coding sequence ATGACCGCGACCAAGGACACCCTCGATCTGCTCAACAGCCTTTCGCCGGAGAAGCGAGCGCAGGTTCTCAAGTCCCTGAAGCAGGAGGCGCTCCAGACGCAGTCGCCGCGCATCACCCGGCGCGCGGACCCGCATGCTCCGGTTCCCGTCTCGCTCGCGCAGAACAGGCTCTGGTTGTTCGAGCAGCTCCGCCCCGGTGGCCACGCCTACAACGAGGTGTCGGCGTTGCGCCTCGAAGGGACGCTCGACGTCGCGGTCCTCGAGCGCGGCCTCCAGGAGATCGTCCGCCGCCACGAGGTCCTGCGCACCTCCTTCGCCGAGGGCGCCGAAGGCCCCGTCCAGCTCATCACACCCACGGTGGCGACACGGCTGCACATCGTCGACCTGGGTGGGCTCGCGGAGGTGGAGCAGTCCCGAGAACTCCAGCGGTTGATCGACGCAGAGTCCCGCCGCCCCTTCGACCTCACGAAGGGCTCGCTGCTGAGGACCACGCTGTTCCAGTTGGGCGCGCGCAAGAGCGTGTTGCTCACGGTGGTGCATCACATCGTCCTCGACGGTTGGTCCATCGGCGTCTTCCAGCGAGAGCTCGCGGAGCTGTACCGGGAGCTGAGCGCGGGCCGGCCGTCTCCGCTGCGCGAGCTGCCCATCCAGTACGCGGACTACGCGGTGTGGCAACGCCAGTGGATGAAGGACGACGTGCTCCAGCGGCAGCTCGAGTACTGGACGCGGCAGTTGAAAGACGCGCCGCCGCTGCTGACGCTGCCCTTCGCCAATCCACGCCCGGAGACGGAGCGCTTCGCGGGGGCGCGGGAGTACTTCACGCTGGATGAGCAGGTCAGCAAGGGACTGTCCGCGCTGAGCCGGCGCCTGAACGCGAGCCTCTTCATGACGTTGCTCGCGGGCTTCCAGACCCTGCTCTACCGGTACACGGGGCAGACGGACATCCCCGTGGGCACGGTGGTGGCCAACCGTGAGCAGCCGGAGCTGGAGCAGCTCATCGGCTTCTTCGTGAACACGCTGGTCCTGCGCGGGGACCTGGGCGGCAACCCTCGCTTCGAGGAGCTGGTGGAGCGCACGCGCGCCACGGCGCTCGCCGCGTTCGAGCACCAGTCGCTGCCCTTCGAGAAGCTGGTGGACGCGCTCAAGCCCGAGCGCTCCCTCGGCTACAACCCGTTGTTCCAGGTCATGTTCATCCTGCAGAACATGCCGTCGGCGGACCTGACGCTGCCGGGGCTGACGCTCTCGCCCCTGGAGATTGGGAGCGTCACCGCGAAGTACGACCTGACGCTGGTGATGGACGAGACACCCCACGGGCTGCACGGCCACTGGGAGTACAACAGCGACCTGTTCGACGCCGACACCCTCCGTCGAATGAGCGGGCACCTGGAGGTGTTGCTGCGCGCGGTGGTCGAGAACGGGACCCGGCCCCTCGCGGAGCTGCCCCTGCTGCCCGAGGCCGAGGAGCGGCGGCTGCTCGTCGAGTGGAACCAGACACAGCCAGCCGCACTCCCCCTGCCGCCTTCACTGCACCTGCTCTTCGAGGACCAGGCCGCCCGAACACCCGAGGCCGTCGCCGTGGCGCATGCCGGTCAGCGCCTGAGCTACCGCGAGCTCGATGAACGGGCCAACCAGCTCGCGCACCACCTGCGTGGCCTGGGCGTGGGACCGGGGAAGCTCGTCGGCGTCTGCTTGCAGCGCGCTCCGGAGCTGCTCGTGGCGCTGCTCGGGGTGCTGAAGGCGGGCGGCGCCTACGTGCCGTTGGATCCGTCGTATCCCCCGCTGCGCCTGGGCTTCATGCTCGAGGACTCGAAGGCCACGGTCCTGGTGACCCAGGACTCGCTGCGCACGCGGTTCGCCACGCACGGAGCACGGGTCGTCTGCGTGGACACGGACGGGAGCGACCTCGCGAGGCAGCGCAAGGAACGCCCCACGCCGCTGGCCGGTGAGAACGACCTGGCGTACGTCATCTACACCTCTGGCTCCACGGGCATGCCCAAGGGCGTGCAGGTGACGCACCGGAACGTGGTGCACTCCACCATCGCGAGGTGGACGTACTACCGCGAGCCCGTGAGCAGCTTCCTGCTGCTGTCGTCCTACGCATTCGACAGCTCCGTGGCCGGCATCTTCTGGACGCTGAGCCAGGGAGGCACGCTCGTGCTGCCCGAGGGAGAAGGCCTGCCCGACCTCGGCGCGCTCGGCGGGTTGCTCTCCGCGCATCGGGTGTCGCATCTGCTGTGCATCCCGTCGGTGTACTCGCTCCTGCTGCAACAGGCCCGTCCCGAGGACCTCGCGTCCCTGAAGACGGTCATGGTCGCGGGAGAGGCCTGCCCGCCTCGGCTCTTCGAGCAGCATCGAGGGGTCATCCCGAGCGCGGACCTCTTCAACGAGTACGGCCCCACCGAGGCGACGGTCTGGTGCACGGTACACAAGCTCGAAGAGGTCCCGCGGCGCGCGAGTGTTCCCATCGGTCGCCCCATCTCGGACACGCGCGTCTACCTGCTCGATGCGCACCTGCACCCCGTGCCCATCGGCGTCCCCGGCGAGTTGCACGTCGGAGGCCCGGGGGTGACTCGCGGGTATCTCAACCACCCCGAGCTGACGGCGGCGCGGTTCATCCGAGACCCTTCGAGCCAGGACACCGAGGCCCGGCTCTACAAGACGGGAGACCTGGCGCGGTACCTGCCGGATGGGAGCCTCGAGTTCCTCGGGCGCATCGATGACCAGGTCAAGGTCCGCGGCTTCCGCGTGGAGCTGGGCGAGGTCGAGGCCGTGCTGAGCCGCCTGCCCTCGGTCCGCGAGGCCGTGGTCTCCGTTCGCGACGATGAGCGCGAGAACAAGCGGCTCGTGGGCTACGTCGTCGTGGACGCGGGGGTGTCCCTCACCGCGCTGAGGGAAGCGGCGCTCCAGCAGCTCCCAAGCCATGCTGTCCCGTCCGAGCTCGTCCAGGTGGACAGCCTGCCGCGACTGCCGAACGGCAAGGTCGACCGGAAGTCTTTGCCCGCGCCCGAGACGCTGCGCGTGACGACACAGGCCTCTTCGCAGACGCAGTGGACCGAGCTCCAGCGGACCATCGCCGCGCTGTGGAAGGAGGCCATCAACGTGGAGTCGGTGAGCCTGGACGACAACTTCTTCCAGATTGGTGGGGACTCGCTCTCCGTCGTGCGCGTGTTCAACCGGCTGAGGGAGGCCGTGGACAAGGAGCTGTCCATCACCCACCTCTTCAAACACCCGACCATCCGCGCCCTCTCCGCGTTCATCGAGCCGTAG
- a CDS encoding non-ribosomal peptide synthetase — MATSEPGSGREHPTFVDLLEHRAEHQSDRLAFSFLGDDTTQGASLTYALLARKAKAIAVTLRDSSHVGDRALLLYPSGLDFIAAFFGCLYAGVVPVPAYPPRRNQKVQRLLSILQDAEPTAILTLSPLADGIRAHFAEQPELTRITLLSTDEVEDSRASTWRRPALEGGTLAFLQYTSGSTSTPKGVMVSHANLLHNSGQIRRAFGLGPQDVSVTWLPSFHDMGLIDGILQPIHAGFPAHLMSPASFLQQPIRWLKAISDLRATHCGGPNFAYEHCVRRTTPEQRAGLDLSCWTMAYNGAEPIRRATMDAFAATFAPRGFSPRSFYPCYGLAEATLMVTGGLVEAPPVYCDVDTERLERHEVAPASEGDKATALVGSGRAHPGTTVVIVDPESRTRCSADEIGEVWVSGGSVAMGYWRNAAKTEETFRAHLADTGEGPFLRTGDLGFFRGEELFVTGRLKDLLIIRGRNHYPQDLELTVARSHPALRPDGGAAFSVVVDGTERLVIAQEVERVALRKANVEEVIAAIRHAIAEHHELQAHAVILLKPGQLPKTSSGKIQRSACRARFLEGTFESIGDSILASDSIEAPRTVLAREELLTLPRLTGWLQQLVAQVLRLPVSQVDPTRTLLQLGTDSLAATELQHRLETELGVSVSLVLFLQDSTLEQLAAHLLEVLTHASAHVTPQSIASESSAQPTHPLSRGQQALWFLHQLAPESAAYNVSFAVRIVSDLDVEVLKEALRLLTTRHTALRTSFETLSGQPVARVHEAPALDFASLDARGWSQDALDKAVLEHTHRPFDARVAPLLRIRLFHRAAGDHVLVLTAHHLVTDFWSLVVLLDELAVVYSDLRARRPVSLPPVLAQPSHHAKWQVEQLSGPGGDDLWRYWREQLAGARQVLALPTDRPRPPVQSFRGAVHLSRWEGDLVAGVRKLAAAHGATPYMLLLAAYQLLLHRYSGQDDLLVGTSVTGRTRSELAGTVGYLVNQLALRAQLPGNPTFEDFLRQVRQTVLGALAHQEYPLALLVERLQPERDTSRSPLFQTMFVLEKPHRQQAIAALVTGTPGASAVLGDLTLASLALEQHTAQFDLTLKLTDGSETMTAAWEYSSDLFDPATVRRMDDHLRALLVAIIEDPRQRVDDLALLSTVERRRILVEWNDTRIPVFEEPCFHERFEDQAARTPDAIALVQDDAEVSYRQLNESANQVARHLVRLGVGPEKLVGLCLPRSIDLVVGLLGVLKAGGAYVPLDPSYPSQRLAYMLEDAQVTVLLTHHALLSRLPETRAKVVRLDSDWEELARNGRENLERRAGPGNLAYAIYTSGSTGRPKGALIEHRGLTNYLAWCTRAYEVANGDGAPVITSIGFDATITGLFAPLWVGRKVVLVGEQEELAALVELLREQRDFSLVKLTPAHLDVLRSSLPAKSAEGGTRTFVIGGEALSRESLGFWRTHAPSTRLINEYGPTETVVGCCVHEVTDLDFASGSVPIGRPIANTRLYVLDGHLRPVPIGVPGELHIAGAGVARGYLRRSELTAERFLPDPFHAAPGERMYNTGDLVRYLPDGTLEFLGRIDDQVKLRGFRIELGEIEAALRQHPEVLDAAVTVRAEAQGDKRLVAYLVWKTPTARPGVVELRRFLTDSLPPYMVPAAFVTLAALPLTSHGKVDRRALPAPDTSRPELAAAYVLPGTELEQTLAALWKSLLRVDRVGVDDNFFELGGHSLLATQMHHQLQETLKRELPLVQLFQHPTIRSLAAYLSRGDESATDNTDLQRIQDRIRKQKRALDLNRRKKDRS, encoded by the coding sequence ATGGCGACAAGTGAGCCCGGGTCGGGCCGCGAGCACCCGACCTTCGTCGACCTGCTGGAGCATCGGGCGGAGCATCAGTCCGACAGGCTCGCGTTCTCCTTCCTGGGAGACGACACGACCCAGGGAGCATCGCTGACCTACGCGCTCCTCGCGCGGAAGGCGAAGGCCATCGCGGTCACACTCCGGGACTCGAGTCACGTCGGAGACCGCGCGCTCCTGCTCTACCCATCCGGCCTCGACTTCATCGCGGCGTTCTTCGGCTGCCTGTACGCGGGCGTCGTGCCCGTGCCCGCCTATCCGCCCCGGCGCAATCAGAAGGTCCAGCGCCTCCTCTCCATCCTCCAGGACGCGGAGCCCACCGCCATCCTCACGCTGTCCCCACTCGCCGACGGCATCCGCGCGCACTTCGCGGAGCAGCCCGAGCTCACGCGCATCACGCTGCTGTCGACCGACGAGGTCGAGGACTCGCGAGCCTCCACCTGGCGCAGGCCCGCGCTGGAGGGCGGCACGCTCGCCTTCCTCCAGTACACGTCGGGGTCCACGTCGACGCCCAAGGGCGTGATGGTCAGTCACGCGAACCTCCTCCACAACTCCGGGCAGATCCGCCGGGCCTTCGGGCTCGGGCCCCAGGACGTGTCGGTGACGTGGCTGCCGAGCTTCCACGACATGGGGTTGATCGACGGGATTCTCCAGCCGATCCACGCGGGGTTCCCCGCGCACCTCATGTCCCCCGCGTCGTTCCTGCAGCAACCCATCCGCTGGCTGAAGGCCATCTCGGACCTGCGCGCGACACACTGCGGAGGGCCGAACTTCGCCTACGAGCACTGCGTACGAAGGACGACGCCCGAGCAGCGAGCGGGGCTGGACCTGAGCTGCTGGACCATGGCCTACAACGGCGCGGAGCCCATCCGCCGCGCCACCATGGACGCATTCGCCGCGACCTTCGCGCCGCGGGGCTTCAGTCCCCGGAGCTTCTATCCCTGCTACGGCCTGGCCGAAGCCACGTTGATGGTCACCGGAGGGCTCGTCGAGGCGCCGCCTGTCTACTGTGACGTGGACACCGAGCGACTGGAGCGACACGAGGTCGCGCCCGCGTCCGAGGGAGACAAGGCGACGGCGCTGGTCGGCTCGGGGCGGGCCCATCCCGGCACGACGGTGGTCATCGTCGATCCCGAGTCCCGAACCCGCTGCAGCGCGGACGAGATTGGCGAGGTCTGGGTCTCGGGTGGAAGCGTCGCCATGGGCTACTGGCGGAACGCGGCGAAGACGGAGGAGACCTTCCGCGCCCACCTCGCAGACACGGGAGAAGGACCGTTCCTGCGAACCGGAGACCTGGGGTTCTTCCGAGGCGAGGAACTCTTCGTCACGGGCCGCCTCAAGGACCTGCTCATCATCCGGGGGCGCAACCACTATCCCCAGGACCTGGAGCTGACCGTCGCCCGGAGTCATCCCGCGCTGCGGCCCGATGGTGGCGCGGCGTTCTCCGTCGTCGTGGACGGCACCGAGCGGTTGGTCATCGCGCAGGAGGTCGAGCGCGTCGCGCTGCGCAAGGCGAACGTCGAGGAGGTCATCGCGGCCATCCGTCACGCCATCGCCGAGCACCACGAGTTGCAGGCGCACGCCGTCATCCTGCTCAAGCCTGGGCAGCTCCCGAAGACCTCGAGCGGCAAGATTCAACGAAGTGCGTGTCGAGCGCGCTTCCTCGAAGGGACCTTCGAGTCCATCGGCGACAGCATCCTCGCTTCGGACTCCATCGAGGCACCGAGGACCGTCCTCGCACGGGAGGAGCTGCTCACCCTCCCCCGGCTGACCGGATGGCTCCAGCAGCTCGTCGCGCAGGTCCTGCGCCTGCCGGTCTCACAGGTCGATCCTACGCGAACGCTCCTTCAGCTCGGGACGGACTCCCTCGCCGCGACGGAGCTCCAACACCGGCTCGAGACGGAGCTCGGCGTTAGTGTCTCCCTGGTCCTCTTCCTCCAGGACAGCACGCTGGAGCAGCTCGCCGCGCACCTCTTGGAGGTCCTGACCCACGCGTCGGCGCACGTCACCCCGCAGTCCATCGCGAGCGAGTCGTCGGCTCAGCCCACCCACCCGCTCTCGCGCGGACAGCAGGCGCTCTGGTTCCTCCATCAACTGGCGCCGGAGAGCGCGGCCTACAACGTGTCGTTCGCGGTGCGCATCGTCTCCGACCTGGATGTGGAGGTGCTGAAGGAGGCACTCCGCCTTCTGACCACGAGACACACCGCGCTCCGCACTTCGTTCGAGACGCTCTCGGGCCAGCCCGTGGCGCGCGTGCACGAAGCACCCGCCCTGGACTTCGCGAGCCTCGACGCCAGGGGCTGGAGTCAGGACGCGCTCGACAAGGCGGTGCTGGAGCACACCCATCGCCCCTTCGACGCGCGAGTCGCGCCGCTCCTGCGAATCCGACTGTTCCACAGGGCTGCTGGAGACCACGTCCTGGTGCTGACCGCGCATCACCTGGTGACCGACTTCTGGTCGCTCGTGGTGCTCCTGGACGAACTGGCTGTCGTGTACTCCGACCTCAGGGCCCGACGTCCGGTCTCGCTTCCCCCCGTCCTCGCGCAACCTTCGCATCACGCGAAGTGGCAGGTGGAGCAGCTGTCAGGCCCTGGCGGCGATGACCTCTGGCGCTACTGGCGGGAGCAGCTGGCCGGAGCCCGACAGGTCCTCGCGCTTCCGACGGACAGGCCCCGCCCGCCGGTGCAGAGCTTCCGGGGCGCGGTGCACCTCTCCCGCTGGGAAGGCGACCTCGTCGCGGGCGTGAGGAAGCTCGCGGCCGCGCACGGCGCGACACCGTACATGCTGCTGCTCGCGGCCTATCAGCTCCTGCTCCACCGCTACTCGGGACAGGACGACCTGCTCGTGGGGACCTCGGTGACGGGGCGGACGCGCTCCGAGCTGGCGGGCACGGTGGGCTATCTCGTGAACCAGCTCGCGCTCCGCGCACAGCTCCCGGGCAACCCCACCTTCGAGGACTTCCTGCGGCAGGTCCGACAAACGGTCCTGGGAGCCCTGGCCCATCAAGAGTACCCGCTGGCCCTGCTCGTGGAGCGGCTGCAGCCCGAGCGGGACACGAGCCGCTCTCCGCTCTTCCAGACGATGTTCGTGCTGGAGAAGCCGCACCGGCAGCAGGCCATCGCGGCCCTGGTGACGGGCACCCCGGGGGCCTCCGCCGTCCTGGGAGACCTCACACTCGCATCGCTGGCGCTGGAGCAGCACACGGCGCAGTTCGACCTGACGCTCAAGCTGACCGACGGCAGCGAGACGATGACGGCGGCCTGGGAGTACAGCAGCGACCTGTTCGACCCGGCGACGGTGCGGCGCATGGACGACCACCTGCGCGCCCTGCTGGTGGCCATCATCGAGGACCCGCGGCAGAGAGTGGATGACCTCGCGCTGCTGAGCACCGTCGAGCGACGGCGCATCCTCGTGGAGTGGAACGACACCCGCATCCCTGTCTTCGAGGAGCCGTGTTTCCACGAGCGCTTCGAGGACCAGGCCGCGCGAACCCCGGACGCCATCGCGCTCGTTCAGGACGACGCGGAGGTCAGCTACCGCCAGCTGAACGAGAGCGCCAACCAGGTCGCCCGGCACCTGGTGCGGCTCGGAGTGGGACCGGAGAAGCTCGTCGGCCTCTGCCTCCCGCGATCCATCGACCTGGTGGTCGGGCTGCTCGGAGTGCTCAAGGCCGGCGGCGCCTACGTCCCGTTGGACCCTTCGTATCCCTCACAGCGACTGGCGTACATGCTGGAGGACGCGCAGGTCACGGTGTTGCTCACGCACCACGCGCTCCTGTCGCGACTGCCGGAGACCCGCGCGAAGGTCGTCCGCCTGGACTCGGACTGGGAGGAGCTGGCGAGGAATGGCCGCGAGAACCTGGAGCGCCGGGCCGGGCCTGGGAACCTGGCGTACGCCATCTACACCTCGGGTTCGACCGGACGTCCCAAGGGCGCGCTCATCGAGCACCGCGGGCTGACCAACTATCTCGCCTGGTGCACCCGGGCCTACGAGGTCGCGAACGGCGACGGCGCGCCCGTCATCACCTCCATCGGCTTCGACGCCACCATCACCGGGCTCTTCGCGCCGCTGTGGGTGGGACGCAAGGTCGTCCTCGTGGGGGAGCAGGAGGAGCTCGCCGCGCTCGTGGAGCTGCTCCGGGAGCAACGCGACTTCAGCCTCGTCAAGCTGACGCCCGCGCATCTCGACGTGCTGCGAAGCTCCCTCCCGGCGAAGAGCGCCGAGGGGGGAACGCGCACGTTCGTCATCGGCGGCGAGGCCCTGTCGCGCGAGAGCCTGGGCTTCTGGCGGACGCACGCGCCCTCGACGAGGCTCATCAACGAGTACGGCCCGACAGAGACGGTGGTCGGCTGCTGCGTCCACGAAGTCACCGACCTCGACTTCGCCTCCGGCAGCGTGCCCATCGGCCGACCCATCGCGAACACGCGGCTCTACGTCCTGGATGGTCACCTGCGCCCCGTCCCGATCGGGGTGCCCGGAGAACTCCACATCGCCGGAGCCGGCGTGGCGCGAGGCTACCTGCGCCGCTCCGAGCTGACCGCGGAGCGCTTCCTGCCGGACCCCTTCCATGCCGCGCCCGGCGAGCGGATGTACAATACGGGCGACCTCGTGCGGTATCTGCCCGACGGCACGCTGGAGTTCCTGGGACGCATCGACGACCAGGTGAAGCTGCGCGGCTTCCGCATCGAGCTCGGAGAGATTGAAGCGGCGCTGCGTCAGCACCCCGAGGTCCTCGATGCGGCCGTCACGGTGCGCGCCGAGGCCCAGGGGGACAAGCGGCTGGTCGCGTATCTCGTCTGGAAGACGCCCACCGCACGGCCCGGGGTCGTGGAGCTGCGACGCTTCCTCACCGACTCACTGCCGCCCTACATGGTGCCCGCGGCGTTCGTGACGCTCGCGGCTCTTCCGCTGACGTCGCATGGGAAGGTCGATCGACGCGCCCTGCCCGCTCCGGACACCTCGCGCCCGGAGCTGGCCGCGGCCTACGTCCTTCCCGGCACGGAGCTGGAGCAGACGCTCGCGGCGCTCTGGAAGTCCCTGCTCCGGGTCGACCGCGTGGGCGTGGACGACAACTTCTTCGAGCTGGGAGGCCACTCCCTGCTCGCGACCCAGATGCACCACCAGCTCCAGGAGACGCTGAAGCGCGAGCTCCCGCTCGTGCAGCTCTTCCAGCACCCGACCATCCGCTCCCTCGCGGCCTACCTGAGCCGAGGCGACGAGAGCGCCACCGACAACACCGATCTGCAGCGCATCCAGGACCGCATCCGGAAGCAGAAGCGAGCGCTCGACCTGAACCGCCGGAAGAAGGACCGGTCGTAG